One genomic segment of Trichococcus shcherbakoviae includes these proteins:
- a CDS encoding YggT family protein — MTQILIWLLQIIRWGISAYSTVLLVYALMSWLPGARSSKFGYFISSIVEPYLDIFRRLIPSVGMMSFSVVAGILFLNLVEYGAQVVILFLIRLLN, encoded by the coding sequence ATGACACAAATATTGATTTGGCTTTTACAGATTATCCGTTGGGGCATATCGGCCTATTCAACCGTCCTGCTGGTATACGCATTGATGAGTTGGTTGCCTGGTGCAAGAAGTTCCAAATTCGGCTATTTTATCTCCAGCATTGTGGAGCCTTACCTGGACATTTTCAGAAGATTGATCCCATCTGTAGGCATGATGAGCTTCAGTGTAGTGGCGGGCATCCTGTTCCTGAATTTGGTGGAGTATGGAGCGCAGGTCGTTATCCTGTTCCTGATCAGATTGCTGAATTGA
- a CDS encoding RNA-binding protein, protein MQEVYQHFRKEEQPFIDSAQSWITQAEETYSPYLTDFLDPRQQYILEMMVGKKGEIHVQFYGGYEAAERKRAIICPEYFSPTQSDFEMELTEVVYPSKFASLTHGKILGTLIGTGMKRELFGDILSDGTRWQFLLASNIASYVHSQVTKIGKVSVRLENRTYTDLITPIDDWTIVHDTVSSLRLDTVIAAIYNISRQRAKELVTSGKVKLNWAAFERPDFELGLLDIVSIRGYGRIQIKAIEGKSKKDKWRVEFGVLYK, encoded by the coding sequence ATGCAAGAAGTTTATCAACATTTCCGCAAGGAAGAGCAGCCATTCATTGACAGCGCCCAATCCTGGATTACGCAAGCGGAGGAAACCTATTCACCGTATTTGACGGATTTCTTGGATCCGAGACAGCAATACATCCTTGAGATGATGGTCGGGAAAAAAGGTGAAATCCATGTCCAATTCTATGGGGGATACGAAGCGGCGGAACGCAAGCGGGCAATCATTTGCCCTGAATATTTCAGTCCGACGCAAAGCGATTTTGAAATGGAGCTTACCGAAGTAGTGTACCCATCGAAATTTGCCAGTCTGACCCATGGGAAAATACTGGGGACGTTGATCGGAACCGGCATGAAAAGGGAACTTTTCGGCGATATCCTGTCTGATGGCACACGCTGGCAGTTTCTGTTGGCGTCGAATATAGCAAGCTATGTGCATTCGCAGGTCACTAAGATAGGCAAGGTCAGTGTCCGCCTGGAAAACCGGACCTACACTGATCTGATCACACCTATCGATGATTGGACAATTGTGCATGACACTGTCAGCTCGCTGCGGTTGGACACTGTGATCGCTGCCATCTACAACATATCGAGACAACGCGCAAAAGAATTGGTGACCAGCGGAAAAGTGAAATTGAACTGGGCCGCATTTGAACGCCCCGATTTCGAATTGGGCTTGCTGGATATCGTTTCCATCCGCGGTTATGGACGGATCCAGATTAAGGCTATAGAAGGAAAGTCCAAGAAAGACAAATGGCGCGTCGAATTCGGCGTATTGTACAAATAA
- a CDS encoding DivIVA domain-containing protein, whose translation MSLTPLDIQHKEFPVKIKGYDKEQVNDFLDNVTKEFEEVIKQNKDLQKQLKFAEEKLQYFSNLQDALNKSIVVAQDAADRLKENARKEAEIILFEAEKSADRLLHEAAGKATKINEETDGVRKESRNFKQKLQLLVESQLNLIMNDEWNNLLNASPEGQVSTPTLNEVLSNRTRIIDELVANSEDAAEFEVGGRLAEEARAEEKLAQAAVEAIEIPAENK comes from the coding sequence ATGAGCTTGACTCCATTAGATATTCAACACAAGGAATTCCCTGTCAAAATAAAAGGGTACGATAAAGAACAAGTCAATGACTTTTTGGATAATGTCACTAAAGAATTTGAAGAAGTCATCAAACAAAATAAAGACCTGCAAAAGCAACTGAAATTTGCCGAAGAAAAACTTCAGTATTTCAGCAACCTGCAGGATGCTTTGAATAAGTCGATCGTAGTGGCACAGGATGCTGCCGACAGACTGAAAGAAAATGCGCGCAAAGAAGCTGAAATCATTTTATTCGAGGCGGAAAAGAGTGCGGATCGCTTATTGCATGAAGCGGCTGGGAAAGCAACAAAAATCAATGAAGAGACTGACGGCGTCCGCAAGGAAAGCCGTAACTTCAAACAGAAGCTGCAACTTTTGGTTGAGTCACAGTTGAACCTCATCATGAATGATGAATGGAATAACTTGTTGAATGCTTCACCGGAAGGTCAAGTTTCGACTCCTACTTTGAATGAAGTGTTATCCAACCGTACACGCATCATCGACGAATTGGTCGCCAATTCTGAAGATGCTGCCGAATTCGAAGTCGGCGGAAGATTGGCTGAAGAAGCCAGAGCTGAAGAGAAACTTGCGCAAGCTGCTGTGGAAGCTATTGAAATTCCGGCAGAAAACAAGTAA
- the ileS gene encoding isoleucine--tRNA ligase, whose product MKMKETLHLGKTAFPMKANLPVRELEWQKDWEEKDIYAKRQEKNADKPTFVLHDGPPYANGAVHMGHALNKISKDIIVRSKSMSGFRSPFVPGWDTHGLPIEQALTNTGVNRKAMSLADFRKLCEDYAWNQIDGQRTVFKRLGIAGDWENPYVTLLPKYEEAEIRVFGKMAEKGYIYKGLKPIYWSPSSESSLAEAEIEYKDVKSASIYVAFQIKDGKGLLDNDTAMVIWTTTPWTLPANLGISANADFEYVVVSADGRKFVVAKELLDTVKEAIGWESVEILKELKGSELEYMTVQHPFYDRESLVMVGEHVTLEAGTGLVHTAPGHGEDDYLVSKKYGLEVLSPVDNKGCYTAEAPGFEGVFYDKANKLITELLAEKGALLKLDFFVHSYPHDWRTKKPVIYRATPQWFASIDKFRQDILDEIENVEWLHPSGKVRLFNMIRDRGDWVISRQRVWGVPLPIFYAENGEPVITPETIDHAATLIGEFGSNVWFEREAKDLLPEGFTHPGSPNGEFTKEMDIMDVWFDSGSSHEAVLRAREDLTFPADMYLEGSDQYRGWFNSSITTSVAINGVAPYKTVLSQGFVLDGEGRKMSKSLGNTVLPEKVVKNMGADIVRLWVSSVDYESDVRISDDILKQVSETYRKIRNTMRFLIGNTEDFQPKEHSVAYEELRSVDQYMMARLDQVVETCVTAYKEYEFSTIYQTIMNFCTVDLSAFYLDFAKDVVYIEKEDNLERRAMQTVFYEVLVKLAKLLTPIIPHTTEEIWSFLKEEEQYAQLAELPESSVREDQAEILGQWEKFLDIRDAALKALEVARNEKTIGKSFEAHLTLFVDEDTKALFAALDANLEQLFIVSQLDIKELTAAPAEAMQFDNLAILVEHAHGETCERCRAIKEEVGTIEDATSLCERCADIVRSEYPEALVQEEA is encoded by the coding sequence ATGAAAATGAAAGAAACGCTGCACCTAGGGAAAACGGCTTTTCCTATGAAAGCCAACCTGCCTGTCCGTGAATTGGAATGGCAAAAGGATTGGGAAGAAAAAGATATCTATGCCAAACGACAAGAAAAAAATGCGGATAAACCGACATTTGTCCTTCATGATGGCCCTCCATATGCCAATGGTGCTGTCCACATGGGCCACGCCTTGAACAAGATCAGCAAGGACATCATCGTCCGCTCGAAATCCATGTCCGGTTTCCGATCCCCTTTTGTCCCGGGTTGGGATACGCATGGTCTGCCGATTGAACAAGCCTTAACGAATACAGGCGTGAACCGCAAAGCGATGAGCTTGGCCGATTTCCGCAAATTGTGTGAAGATTATGCTTGGAATCAGATCGACGGTCAAAGAACCGTCTTCAAACGTTTGGGTATCGCAGGCGACTGGGAAAATCCATACGTGACCTTGTTGCCGAAATATGAAGAAGCCGAAATCCGCGTTTTCGGAAAAATGGCGGAAAAAGGCTACATCTATAAGGGCCTGAAGCCGATCTATTGGTCGCCATCAAGTGAATCTTCGCTGGCGGAAGCCGAAATCGAATATAAAGATGTGAAGTCTGCTTCCATCTATGTGGCTTTCCAGATCAAAGACGGCAAAGGCTTATTGGATAACGATACTGCAATGGTCATTTGGACGACTACGCCTTGGACTTTGCCGGCAAACTTAGGCATTTCCGCTAACGCTGATTTCGAATATGTGGTTGTTTCCGCTGACGGCAGAAAATTTGTTGTCGCAAAAGAATTGCTGGACACGGTCAAGGAAGCCATCGGATGGGAATCTGTTGAAATCCTGAAGGAACTGAAAGGCTCTGAGTTGGAGTACATGACGGTTCAGCATCCGTTCTATGATCGCGAGTCTTTGGTCATGGTAGGGGAGCATGTAACGCTTGAAGCAGGTACCGGGTTGGTCCATACCGCTCCAGGACACGGTGAGGATGATTACCTTGTCAGCAAAAAATATGGTTTGGAAGTGTTATCACCGGTTGACAACAAAGGTTGCTATACGGCTGAAGCACCAGGTTTCGAGGGCGTGTTCTACGATAAAGCCAATAAACTGATCACCGAATTGTTGGCTGAAAAAGGCGCATTGCTGAAACTGGATTTCTTCGTCCACAGCTATCCGCATGACTGGCGCACAAAGAAACCGGTCATCTATCGCGCAACGCCGCAATGGTTCGCATCCATCGATAAATTCCGTCAAGACATCCTGGACGAAATCGAAAATGTTGAGTGGCTGCATCCATCCGGAAAAGTCCGCTTGTTCAACATGATCCGCGATCGCGGCGATTGGGTCATCTCCCGTCAACGCGTTTGGGGCGTTCCGTTGCCGATCTTCTATGCGGAAAATGGAGAACCCGTCATCACGCCGGAAACGATCGACCACGCTGCGACATTGATCGGCGAATTCGGATCGAACGTCTGGTTTGAAAGAGAAGCGAAAGACCTGCTTCCTGAAGGGTTCACGCACCCAGGCAGCCCGAACGGTGAATTCACGAAGGAAATGGACATCATGGACGTGTGGTTCGATTCCGGTTCTTCGCATGAGGCTGTGCTGCGCGCAAGGGAAGATTTGACATTCCCTGCTGATATGTACTTGGAGGGTTCCGATCAATACCGTGGTTGGTTCAACTCAAGCATCACGACCAGCGTTGCGATCAACGGAGTAGCACCTTACAAAACAGTCCTTTCCCAAGGTTTCGTTTTGGATGGGGAAGGCCGCAAAATGAGCAAATCATTGGGCAATACTGTCCTGCCGGAAAAAGTCGTCAAGAACATGGGCGCAGATATCGTCCGTCTATGGGTGTCCAGTGTCGACTACGAATCCGACGTCAGAATCAGCGACGACATCCTGAAACAAGTTTCCGAAACGTACCGCAAGATCCGTAACACCATGCGTTTCCTGATCGGGAATACGGAAGATTTCCAACCGAAAGAACATTCAGTGGCATACGAAGAGCTGCGCAGTGTCGATCAATACATGATGGCGCGCTTGGATCAAGTCGTTGAAACATGTGTGACAGCCTATAAGGAGTACGAGTTCTCGACCATCTACCAAACGATCATGAACTTCTGTACAGTTGATTTGTCGGCATTCTATCTTGATTTTGCGAAAGATGTTGTCTATATCGAAAAAGAGGATAATCTAGAGAGACGCGCCATGCAGACCGTATTTTACGAAGTATTGGTTAAATTGGCTAAACTTTTGACGCCAATCATCCCACATACAACAGAAGAAATCTGGAGTTTCCTGAAGGAAGAGGAACAATACGCCCAACTGGCTGAATTGCCGGAAAGCAGCGTCCGTGAAGACCAAGCAGAGATTTTAGGCCAATGGGAAAAATTCCTGGACATCCGCGATGCGGCCTTGAAAGCATTGGAAGTTGCGCGTAATGAAAAGACGATCGGAAAATCTTTCGAAGCGCATCTGACCTTGTTTGTTGATGAAGATACAAAAGCATTGTTCGCGGCCCTTGATGCAAACCTGGAACAATTATTCATCGTTTCACAGCTTGACATCAAAGAATTGACGGCCGCTCCAGCTGAAGCGATGCAGTTCGATAATCTTGCGATCCTGGTGGAACACGCACATGGGGAAACTTGCGAAAGATGCCGTGCCATCAAAGAAGAGGTCGGAACAATCGAGGATGCAACATCCTTATGCGAACGTTGTGCGGATATTGTAAGATCTGAATATCCGGAAGCACTCGTACAGGAAGAAGCATAA
- the cspD gene encoding cold-shock protein CspD — MEQGKVKWFNGEKGFGFIEVDGKDDVFVHFSAIQGEGFKSLEEGQEVEFEIVDGNRGPQAANVVKL, encoded by the coding sequence ATGGAACAAGGAAAAGTAAAATGGTTTAATGGCGAAAAAGGTTTTGGATTTATCGAAGTTGACGGAAAAGACGATGTATTCGTACATTTCTCAGCTATCCAAGGCGAAGGCTTCAAATCTTTAGAAGAAGGCCAAGAGGTTGAATTCGAAATCGTTGACGGCAACCGTGGTCCTCAAGCAGCTAACGTTGTAAAATTATAA
- a CDS encoding GlsB/YeaQ/YmgE family stress response membrane protein produces MGFIWSLIVGGILGALAGSFMGKDIPGGIIGNIIAGFVGSWLGTTLFGAWGPEIGGFYIVPALVGAVILIFIVSFAMRSMKK; encoded by the coding sequence ATGGGCTTTATTTGGTCTTTAATTGTCGGTGGTATCTTAGGCGCATTAGCAGGATCGTTCATGGGTAAAGATATTCCGGGTGGCATTATCGGCAATATCATTGCTGGTTTCGTCGGTTCGTGGTTAGGAACAACTTTATTCGGAGCATGGGGCCCTGAAATCGGAGGATTCTATATCGTTCCTGCACTAGTGGGAGCAGTCATCCTGATTTTCATCGTATCCTTTGCTATGAGAAGCATGAAAAAGTAA
- a CDS encoding toxic anion resistance protein, giving the protein MDQFDATGKNGQTDSKDVNQELDDLLANPFSDPFAQPAVIADNTTVANEVINPDRLIDRLPEERQKQALALAGQIDENNMQAIISYGAAAQKQLGEFSHSMLDHVQNQDTGEIGDSLNDLMYRLNEAKPEDLRAEDNNVFRKIFGKVKQSAYEMTAKYQKIGAQIDKIAIKLDKEKNGLLNDNVTLEQLYQKNKDYFEALNIYIAAGEVKMEDLQKNAIPKAIQTAEVSQSQMDVQIVNDLKQFLDRLEKRTHDLRLTRQMTIQQAPQIRLIQNTNQALAEKIQSSIHTAIPLWKNQVAIALTLLRQKDAVTAQRQVSQTTNDLMRKNSEMLKISAIETAKENERGVIDIETLKQTQQDLIETLEETLKIQQEGRIKRREAEKELSLMENDLKVKLLNIHQQEQQIH; this is encoded by the coding sequence ATGGACCAATTTGATGCTACCGGAAAAAATGGACAAACAGACAGCAAGGATGTCAATCAAGAATTGGACGATTTACTGGCCAATCCTTTTTCAGATCCGTTTGCTCAACCAGCAGTGATTGCTGATAATACCACAGTCGCCAACGAGGTGATCAACCCGGATCGGCTGATCGACCGGTTGCCGGAAGAAAGACAAAAACAAGCACTGGCATTAGCCGGCCAAATCGATGAGAACAACATGCAAGCCATCATCAGCTACGGCGCTGCAGCTCAAAAACAATTGGGGGAATTCTCCCATTCGATGCTGGACCATGTCCAGAACCAGGACACCGGCGAAATCGGCGATTCCCTGAACGATCTGATGTATCGCCTCAACGAAGCCAAACCGGAAGACTTGCGGGCAGAAGACAACAATGTCTTCCGCAAAATCTTCGGCAAGGTAAAACAATCCGCCTATGAGATGACGGCAAAATATCAGAAGATCGGCGCCCAAATCGACAAGATTGCGATCAAATTGGATAAAGAAAAGAATGGCCTGCTCAACGACAACGTAACGCTGGAACAGCTTTACCAAAAAAACAAGGATTATTTTGAGGCCTTGAACATCTACATCGCCGCCGGTGAAGTGAAAATGGAAGATCTTCAGAAAAATGCAATCCCGAAAGCGATCCAGACCGCTGAAGTTTCCCAAAGCCAAATGGATGTGCAGATCGTCAACGATCTGAAACAGTTCCTTGACCGTCTCGAAAAACGCACCCATGATTTGCGCTTGACAAGACAGATGACGATCCAACAGGCGCCACAGATTCGCTTGATCCAAAACACGAACCAGGCATTGGCAGAAAAAATCCAATCCTCCATCCACACCGCCATTCCCTTATGGAAAAATCAAGTGGCCATCGCCCTTACGCTTCTGCGCCAAAAGGATGCAGTGACAGCGCAAAGGCAAGTATCCCAGACCACGAATGATCTGATGCGCAAGAATTCGGAAATGTTGAAAATATCAGCCATCGAAACCGCTAAAGAAAATGAACGGGGTGTGATCGATATCGAAACGCTCAAACAGACACAACAGGATCTGATCGAAACATTGGAAGAGACGCTGAAGATTCAGCAAGAAGGCCGAATCAAACGCAGAGAAGCCGAAAAGGAACTGTCTCTGATGGAGAACGACCTGAAGGTCAAACTGTTGAATATCCATCAGCAGGAACAACAAATCCACTAA
- a CDS encoding 5-bromo-4-chloroindolyl phosphate hydrolysis family protein: MWSNIKDILKYTFSSVISLIALVVFFFIFDFDFWTSIGLTIGLGAFLYYIQAGGRMQWSLKAKKQRGTLGKVSADKEAFYHSKGMTKEQIAYFRSTMDQAKNTIQDIESNLQQRSKLKAIAARNDTVDILKDFFKNIVNQPNRLHEVDKFLYTNLPNLKELTDKYIAIDGHVSKTKETYTALDNCSKTIDDMCRLIAEDYVRFMSNDIEDMDIELELAKQVLKRDNEGKSNENALDEEL, encoded by the coding sequence ATGTGGAGCAACATCAAGGATATATTGAAATATACGTTTTCCAGCGTCATCAGCCTGATTGCATTAGTGGTATTCTTTTTCATATTCGATTTCGATTTCTGGACTTCAATCGGCCTGACCATCGGCTTGGGCGCCTTCCTATACTACATCCAAGCCGGAGGAAGGATGCAATGGTCGCTTAAGGCAAAAAAACAACGAGGCACACTGGGAAAAGTGAGCGCCGACAAAGAAGCCTTCTACCATTCTAAAGGGATGACCAAGGAACAGATCGCCTATTTCCGCAGCACAATGGATCAAGCCAAGAATACGATCCAAGACATCGAATCGAATCTGCAGCAGCGATCAAAATTAAAAGCTATCGCGGCACGCAATGATACGGTGGACATACTGAAGGATTTCTTCAAAAATATCGTCAATCAGCCTAACCGATTGCACGAAGTCGATAAATTCCTGTACACCAATCTACCCAACCTGAAAGAGCTGACAGACAAATACATCGCAATCGATGGCCACGTTTCCAAGACGAAAGAAACCTACACAGCCTTAGATAACTGCTCCAAAACAATCGATGATATGTGTCGTCTGATCGCTGAAGACTACGTGCGCTTCATGTCCAATGATATCGAGGATATGGATATCGAGTTGGAACTTGCAAAGCAAGTTTTGAAAAGGGATAATGAAGGAAAGAGTAACGAAAATGCTTTAGACGAAGAGCTATAG
- a CDS encoding NUDIX hydrolase: protein MEFEEKTLKSEKIFDGVLLHLVREEVLLPNGKTSVREMIRHPGAVAMIPFTSDGKMVMVRQFRKPLDRTVVEIPAGKLETSDAEPLLAAIRELEEETDYRAKHWSELTVFYPTPAYLDEKITIYLAEGLTKVENSLPMDEDEFIEILELTYDEAKALQESGEICDSKTIYAMLYWEMRLLRERIEG from the coding sequence ATGGAATTTGAAGAAAAAACACTGAAAAGCGAAAAAATATTCGACGGCGTCTTGCTGCATTTGGTGAGGGAAGAAGTGCTGCTGCCGAACGGGAAAACTTCAGTCAGGGAGATGATCAGGCATCCTGGAGCTGTAGCGATGATACCTTTCACTTCCGACGGGAAAATGGTCATGGTCAGACAGTTCCGGAAACCTTTGGATCGGACAGTTGTCGAAATCCCGGCAGGCAAATTGGAGACATCCGATGCGGAACCTTTGCTGGCAGCAATCCGTGAGCTCGAGGAAGAGACGGATTACCGTGCGAAGCATTGGTCCGAATTGACGGTTTTTTATCCGACCCCGGCTTATTTGGATGAAAAGATTACAATCTATTTGGCGGAAGGTTTGACGAAAGTCGAAAATTCTTTACCGATGGATGAGGATGAATTCATCGAAATCTTGGAATTGACATACGACGAAGCGAAAGCTTTGCAGGAATCCGGAGAAATTTGCGATTCGAAAACAATCTATGCCATGCTGTATTGGGAGATGCGTCTTTTGCGGGAAAGAATAGAGGGATAG
- a CDS encoding 5'-methylthioadenosine/adenosylhomocysteine nucleosidase has product MIGIIGAMEEENRILLENMTEKIEETHFHLVFTRGKIENQDVVLVQSGIGKVNSAIATAFIIDRYRPDFVINTGSAGGLNAALHVGDVVVADKVAYHDVDATAFGYSVGQVPQMPHYYTADKKIVEQITRAAEKVGLHAVQGTIVSSDSFIASESGTSRIKEHFPDAYATEMEGASIAQACYVLGTPFAIIRAISDGASDGAALTFDEFIVEAGKKSAEMVIELLKTSEE; this is encoded by the coding sequence ATGATCGGGATTATTGGAGCAATGGAAGAAGAAAACCGTATTTTGTTGGAAAATATGACAGAAAAGATAGAAGAAACACATTTCCACCTCGTTTTTACAAGAGGGAAAATCGAAAATCAGGATGTAGTATTGGTGCAGTCAGGCATCGGTAAAGTCAACTCGGCCATAGCCACCGCCTTCATCATCGATCGATACCGTCCCGATTTCGTCATCAATACCGGTTCGGCGGGGGGATTAAACGCAGCCTTGCATGTGGGGGACGTCGTCGTAGCCGATAAGGTTGCATACCATGATGTGGACGCCACGGCATTCGGTTATTCGGTGGGACAAGTGCCGCAGATGCCGCATTATTACACGGCCGATAAAAAAATCGTTGAACAAATAACGCGGGCGGCTGAAAAAGTCGGTTTGCATGCTGTCCAAGGGACGATTGTTTCAAGCGATTCTTTCATCGCTTCCGAAAGCGGCACAAGCCGCATCAAGGAACATTTCCCTGATGCCTATGCGACCGAAATGGAGGGCGCATCAATCGCCCAAGCTTGTTACGTATTGGGCACACCCTTCGCAATCATCCGCGCCATTTCGGACGGAGCAAGCGATGGCGCGGCGCTGACGTTCGACGAGTTCATCGTCGAAGCCGGAAAAAAATCCGCAGAAATGGTCATCGAATTACTGAAAACTAGCGAAGAATAG
- a CDS encoding helicase HerA-like domain-containing protein — translation MRQELVIGKGDKPAIIHLDKLNRHGLIAGATGTGKTVTLKVIAEQLSKAGIPVFLADVKGDLASIAEPGELSEKIMERVMKLQPEDFEPRAYPVELLDIFGSNGVPVRTTISDMGPILLSRLLGLNETQEGIMNIAFKVADEKQLLLIDIKDLRAILNFVGDNATELRREYGNISKQSIGAILRGLLVIEEQGGDLFFGEPMFDIQDLLKTDAAGRGYVNILMANRLFMSPKLYSTFLLWFLSELYEQLPEVGDLEKPKIVFFFDEAHVLFHDVPDVLEEKIELIVRLIRSKGVGVYFVTQNPTDLPNAILSQLGNKIQHALRSFTPKEQKTVKAVAETFRQVEGEELDKKLTELKVGEALVSFLDPEGIPGYVQQVMIYPPESKMGILEPLVKEEKINRSLLYYKYSKAIDRESSYEQLQRLSEIKAIELEENEELAARDREKAEQLKQLEKEQQKDQTQQKRASSSRDSTMDRFTKNLMSQVGREVGRVISRGILGILKK, via the coding sequence ATGCGCCAAGAACTGGTGATCGGGAAAGGGGACAAACCGGCAATCATCCATCTGGATAAGCTGAACCGCCACGGCTTAATCGCCGGAGCGACCGGTACGGGGAAAACGGTGACTTTGAAAGTGATTGCGGAACAGTTGAGCAAAGCGGGGATTCCGGTATTCCTTGCGGACGTCAAAGGTGACTTGGCGAGCATTGCGGAACCCGGTGAGTTGAGCGAAAAAATAATGGAAAGGGTAATGAAGCTGCAGCCTGAGGATTTTGAGCCGCGTGCTTATCCAGTGGAGCTCTTGGATATTTTCGGATCAAACGGTGTGCCGGTGCGGACGACCATTTCGGATATGGGTCCGATCCTGTTGTCGCGGCTGTTGGGACTCAATGAAACCCAGGAAGGGATCATGAACATCGCGTTCAAAGTTGCGGATGAGAAACAACTCCTGCTCATCGACATCAAAGATTTGCGGGCGATCCTGAATTTCGTCGGAGACAACGCCACAGAGCTGCGCCGCGAATACGGGAATATCTCAAAGCAATCGATCGGTGCGATCTTAAGAGGTTTATTGGTTATTGAGGAACAGGGCGGCGATCTTTTCTTCGGGGAGCCGATGTTCGATATCCAGGATTTATTGAAAACAGATGCAGCTGGGCGCGGCTATGTGAACATTCTGATGGCGAACCGCCTGTTCATGTCACCAAAACTCTACTCGACTTTCCTACTGTGGTTCCTTTCGGAGCTGTATGAGCAATTGCCGGAAGTCGGTGACCTTGAAAAACCAAAGATTGTCTTCTTTTTTGATGAAGCGCATGTCCTTTTCCATGACGTTCCGGATGTGCTTGAGGAAAAAATCGAACTCATTGTCCGGCTGATCCGTTCCAAGGGAGTCGGTGTTTATTTCGTGACGCAAAATCCCACTGACCTGCCAAATGCTATTCTGAGCCAATTGGGCAACAAAATTCAGCATGCTTTGCGATCCTTTACGCCTAAGGAGCAGAAAACAGTCAAAGCGGTCGCCGAAACGTTCCGGCAGGTGGAGGGGGAAGAATTGGACAAGAAATTGACGGAGCTGAAGGTCGGGGAAGCGCTGGTTTCCTTCCTAGATCCGGAAGGGATTCCCGGCTATGTTCAGCAAGTCATGATTTATCCTCCGGAGAGCAAAATGGGCATCCTGGAACCGCTAGTCAAAGAAGAAAAAATCAACCGTTCCTTGCTGTATTATAAATACAGCAAGGCGATCGACAGGGAATCCTCCTACGAACAACTGCAGCGATTGTCGGAAATCAAGGCGATTGAGTTGGAGGAAAATGAAGAGCTTGCCGCAAGGGACAGGGAAAAAGCCGAACAGCTGAAGCAATTGGAAAAAGAGCAGCAAAAAGATCAAACCCAGCAAAAACGAGCGAGCAGTTCCCGCGATTCGACGATGGACAGATTCACCAAAAATTTGATGTCGCAAGTCGGCCGGGAAGTCGGCCGCGTCATCTCCCGCGGTATTTTGGGCATCCTGAAAAAATGA
- a CDS encoding ABC transporter permease codes for MLKKLLLVLALAGVIMLSLGVGTAAFSVEQFLVGSNTDRLILLSSRLPRTITVLLAGAGLSLSGLIMQSLTQNRFAAPDTVGTVDAARVGMLCGMVFFPGLSVVGKMTLSFLFAAAGTFLFLVVVNRLPFKSQMTIPLLGLMYGNILGGIANFFAFRFNVTQNLSAWMQGDFSLVIKGQYEGMYLIFLLFLALFYFADHFTIARFGKDAAKNLGLPFEAVLFIGTLFVSLAVAVILSTVGNLPFLGVIIPNLVSLRFGDNIRNTHGKVALFGAIFLLLCDVFARSVIPPYEIPVETVLGVFGGGLFLWLLLKGGRTA; via the coding sequence ATGTTGAAGAAATTACTGCTTGTTCTGGCTTTGGCAGGAGTGATTATGCTTTCCCTGGGAGTAGGGACTGCTGCTTTTTCGGTCGAACAGTTTCTGGTCGGGAGCAACACGGATCGTCTGATACTGTTGTCGTCACGGCTGCCGAGGACGATTACGGTTCTCTTGGCTGGAGCGGGCTTGTCCTTATCCGGCCTGATCATGCAATCATTGACGCAGAACCGGTTTGCCGCTCCTGATACAGTCGGCACGGTGGATGCGGCAAGGGTGGGCATGCTGTGCGGGATGGTTTTCTTTCCGGGCTTATCGGTTGTGGGGAAGATGACTCTTTCCTTCCTCTTTGCGGCGGCGGGGACGTTCCTGTTTTTGGTGGTCGTGAATCGCTTGCCTTTCAAGAGCCAGATGACGATCCCTTTACTGGGCCTGATGTACGGAAATATTTTGGGAGGGATCGCCAATTTTTTTGCATTCCGCTTCAACGTCACACAAAATCTTTCCGCCTGGATGCAAGGCGATTTTTCATTGGTCATCAAAGGACAATATGAGGGGATGTACCTCATTTTCCTGTTATTTTTGGCACTTTTTTATTTTGCCGATCATTTCACGATTGCGCGCTTCGGGAAAGACGCGGCCAAAAACCTCGGCCTGCCTTTTGAAGCGGTCCTTTTCATCGGGACACTGTTCGTCTCCTTGGCTGTGGCGGTCATCCTGAGCACAGTCGGAAATCTGCCGTTTTTGGGAGTCATCATCCCGAACCTCGTCTCGTTGCGCTTTGGTGATAACATCCGCAATACCCACGGCAAGGTTGCACTGTTCGGAGCGATTTTCTTGTTGCTGTGCGACGTCTTTGCGCGTTCGGTCATCCCACCGTACGAAATTCCGGTGGAAACGGTGCTTGGTGTTTTCGGCGGCGGCCTGTTCTTGTGGCTGTTGCTGAAGGGAGGGCGGACGGCATGA